The window TATCTATATTGTATTTCTTAATACATTCTATTTCCTTAAATGAAGTAATCCCACAATCAACGGTAATAATGAGAGAAATATGATATTTAATTATAAATTTGGTACCTTTTTCACTAATTCCATAACCTTCTTCAAAACGGTCTGGAATATAATAATAAATATTTGAGCTAAAATTGCTTAATGCAGAATATAATAAACTTGTACTAGTTATGCCATCTACATCATAATCGCCATAAACCAATATCTTTTCTTCATTTTGAAGGGCAACACTTATTCTTTCAACAGCCTTTTCCATTTCTGTGAACAAAAAAGGGTTTAACAGATTAGATAATTCCGGATTTAAAAAATCAGAAATACTTTCTGTATTATTTAACCCACGATTAATTAGCAGCTGGGCAATTATTGGATCAAGAGAAAACTGATGCGCAATATTTTCCCTTAACTGTTTTTCTTCTTTTGCAATAATCCACTTAATATCCTTAAACCTCTTTCTGTACCAGATAATTATGTTTTACTTTTAATCATTGCACATCATCTGTTATTACTTTTTTATTTTTTCTTTTTTCTTTTGCCTTTTATTGATTTTTTAACATTATCACCAGTAATTTTGTTATCTGTTTTTTCCGGCTGTACAGTTGTATTAAAAGAAATGTTGCTCCTTTTCTTTAATTCTAAAAGCAAAGGTCCGGCCATGCATATAGATGAATAGGTCCCGACAACAATTCCGATTAAAAGCACAAAAGCAAAGTCTGATAAGGTTCCTCCAAAAAAATAAAGTGCAAGTACAGGCAATAAGGTTGTGATAGCTGTATTTATAGTCCTTGTTAGAGATTGATTGATACTTAAATCAATAGTTTTCTCGAGAACAGGTCTCATCTTTGTCCTGAGATTTTCTCTCAATCTATCAAATATAACTATTGTATTGTTTAATGAATAGCCTACTATAGTTAATATTGCAGCAATAATAGGAATAGTTATTTCTTTTTGCAGTAATGACAAAATAGCCAGCGCTATTAAAATATCATGTCCCAACGCAATAATAGAAGTAATTGCATACCTGAATTCAAATCTAACTGTGATATATAGAATTATTCCAATAAAAGCAAATATAATAGCTAATACTGCTAATCCTTTTAAGGATTCCCCAATTACGGGACCAACCATTTCAATTCTTAATACTTCAAATGGTCCTATTTCAGCATTCAATTTTTCCAGAATTTCTTCCCTTTGCTGTAATGTTATATCGTCTGTTCTTATAACAAACTCATTACCGGAAAAGGATTGTATAGTACTGCTTGCAATTGTTGTTTCCTCTAAAACATTTCGTATTTCCGCTATAGATGCATCTGTTTCAAAATCCAGTTGTAATAGAGTACCTCCTGCAAAATCAATGCCATAGTTCAAACCTTGAAAAAGTAATGAGATAATTCCAATTATAATAATAGCTGCAGATATTTTATAAAATTTTTTTCTATTTTTGACAAATTTTATATCTGTGTTTTTAATTATATCCATTAATGCTCCTCCAAAATAAAGTCTTACCAATAAATCTCTAAAATTATTTAAAATGCTGTTAAGATTTCATTAATCATAACTATATTGTTCTAAATTGCTCTATGGATTTTTGTTATTTTTAATCTTAAATCAAGGCATTTTTTTTGAATCGTTGACCCATTAATTCCAGAATTAACTTAGTTACTATTATTGCAGTAAACATGCTGACTGCAATTCCAATGCTTAGTGTTACCGCAAAGCCCCTGATTGGACCAGTTCCAAAATAAAGTAAGGCAACCGCGGCAATCAATGTTGTAATATTTGCATCCAGAATTGTTCTAAAAGCCTTTGAAAAACCTGCGTCTATAGAGGCTCTAAAGGTTTTATCCATTTTTAGCTCTTCCTTAATTCTTTCAAAAATAAGAATATTAGCATCTACAGCCATTCCTATTGTTAGTATAATCCCCCCAATACCCGGCAGGGTTAATGTGGCATTCAGTATTGCCAATCCGCCCATTACTAAAAGCAGACAAATACCTAATGACAGATCT of the Atribacterota bacterium genome contains:
- the secF gene encoding protein translocase subunit SecF, whose amino-acid sequence is MDIIKNTDIKFVKNRKKFYKISAAIIIIGIISLLFQGLNYGIDFAGGTLLQLDFETDASIAEIRNVLEETTIASSTIQSFSGNEFVIRTDDITLQQREEILEKLNAEIGPFEVLRIEMVGPVIGESLKGLAVLAIIFAFIGIILYITVRFEFRYAITSIIALGHDILIALAILSLLQKEITIPIIAAILTIVGYSLNNTIVIFDRLRENLRTKMRPVLEKTIDLSINQSLTRTINTAITTLLPVLALYFFGGTLSDFAFVLLIGIVVGTYSSICMAGPLLLELKKRSNISFNTTVQPEKTDNKITGDNVKKSIKGKRKKKK